The following are from one region of the Methyloversatilis discipulorum genome:
- a CDS encoding helix-turn-helix domain-containing protein gives MPNIITPKELPQWVPGEVLSSSDNLGWKGVGHRSYRYAGLDVPIPPLDHFMVVRYAAGQTPMDRCFDQRWSRADCRPGDASLLTMSEASHWHWTQQIDVSHVYLSNSLMSRVAGEVMDRPVAEVRLHDVLCARDPTLLAITDAITQEAVQPEMGGPLYAETLGTQLAVHLLRRYAQVTFRHDLPGGRLSPAQMRRVLDLIDSRLHEALTLEDMAEAAGLGVCTFHRRFRETQGRAPHAFVIDRRVERARQLLAAGDLAVKEVAASCGFSDQAHMTRVLRARLGTTPAKLRAARG, from the coding sequence ATGCCGAACATCATCACGCCGAAAGAACTGCCCCAGTGGGTGCCCGGCGAGGTGCTTTCGTCGAGCGACAACCTCGGCTGGAAGGGCGTCGGTCATCGTTCTTACCGATACGCCGGCCTCGACGTACCGATTCCGCCGCTGGACCACTTCATGGTCGTGCGCTACGCCGCCGGCCAGACGCCGATGGACCGCTGTTTCGACCAGCGCTGGTCGCGTGCCGACTGCCGTCCCGGTGACGCCTCGCTGCTCACCATGTCAGAGGCCTCGCACTGGCACTGGACACAGCAGATCGACGTGTCGCACGTCTATCTGTCCAACAGCCTGATGTCGCGCGTGGCCGGCGAGGTGATGGACAGGCCGGTGGCCGAGGTGCGGCTGCACGACGTACTGTGCGCGCGCGACCCGACGCTGCTCGCCATCACCGACGCCATCACCCAGGAGGCGGTGCAGCCCGAAATGGGCGGTCCGCTGTATGCGGAGACGCTGGGCACCCAGCTGGCGGTGCACCTGCTGCGCAGGTATGCCCAGGTCACCTTCCGTCACGACCTGCCGGGCGGCCGCCTGTCGCCGGCGCAGATGCGCCGCGTGCTCGACCTGATAGACAGCCGCCTGCACGAAGCGCTGACGCTGGAAGACATGGCCGAGGCGGCGGGTCTCGGCGTATGTACCTTCCACCGCCGCTTCCGCGAGACGCAGGGCCGTGCGCCGCACGCCTTCGTGATCGACCGTCGCGTCGAGCGTGCGCGCCAGCTGCTCGCCGCCGGCGATCTGGCGGTCAAGGAGGTGGCCGCCAGCTGCGGTTTTTCCGATCAGGCGCACATGACCCGCGTGCTGCGCGCACGGCTCGGCACGACACCGGCCAAGCTGCGCGCCGCGCGCGGCTAG
- a CDS encoding alpha/beta fold hydrolase: MIQNDYYSQDMHGPYELISIGALELEEGGTIPDCRLAVVTHGTLNARKDNAILVPTWYSGTSKIIAQVYIGKGHALDPDKYFIVQINQIGSGLSSSPHNSDGAIAMERFPRVRIGDDVRAQQRLLSQHFGIEKLALVVGGSMGAQQTWEWAVRFPDRVLRAAPIAGTAKNSEHDYLFAETLIEAIVTDPNFKGGRYAASYDVIDGLRRHAKLWTVMGWSVDFFREGRHRVLGFDSVADFVERFMVGYFGPMDANDLLCMAWKWQRGDVSRHAGGDLAAALARVRAKMYVMPISHDMFFPPEDCRREQRLVAGSELRVLDSIDGHFALLGTDPAMVAQVDGHLAELLATPAG; this comes from the coding sequence ATGATCCAGAACGACTATTACAGCCAGGACATGCACGGCCCCTACGAGCTCATCAGCATCGGCGCGCTCGAGCTGGAGGAGGGCGGCACGATTCCCGACTGCCGGCTGGCCGTGGTTACGCACGGCACGCTGAATGCCCGCAAGGACAACGCCATCCTGGTGCCCACCTGGTACTCGGGCACCAGCAAGATCATCGCGCAGGTCTACATCGGCAAGGGCCACGCGCTCGACCCGGACAAGTACTTCATCGTGCAGATCAACCAGATCGGCAGTGGCCTGTCGAGCTCACCGCACAACAGCGACGGCGCCATCGCGATGGAGCGCTTTCCGCGCGTGCGCATCGGTGACGACGTGCGCGCGCAGCAGCGTCTGCTGTCGCAGCACTTCGGCATCGAGAAGCTGGCGCTGGTGGTCGGCGGCTCGATGGGCGCGCAGCAGACCTGGGAGTGGGCGGTGCGCTTTCCCGACCGCGTGCTGCGCGCGGCGCCGATCGCCGGCACCGCGAAGAACAGCGAACACGACTACCTGTTCGCCGAAACGCTGATCGAAGCCATCGTCACCGACCCGAACTTCAAGGGCGGCCGCTACGCCGCCTCGTACGACGTGATCGACGGTCTGCGCCGTCACGCCAAGCTGTGGACGGTGATGGGCTGGAGCGTGGATTTCTTCCGCGAAGGGCGGCACCGCGTGCTCGGCTTCGACTCGGTCGCCGATTTCGTCGAGCGCTTCATGGTCGGCTACTTCGGGCCGATGGACGCCAACGACCTGCTGTGCATGGCGTGGAAGTGGCAGCGCGGCGACGTCAGCCGCCATGCCGGCGGTGATCTCGCGGCCGCGCTCGCCCGCGTGCGCGCGAAGATGTACGTGATGCCGATCAGCCACGACATGTTCTTCCCGCCCGAGGACTGCCGCCGCGAACAGCGCCTGGTGGCCGGCAGCGAGCTGCGTGTGCTGGACAGCATCGACGGTCACTTCGCATTGCTCGGCACCGACCCGGCGATGGTGGCGCAGGTAGACGGCCACCTGGCGGAACTGCTCGCCACACCGGCCGGCTGA
- a CDS encoding flavin-containing monooxygenase — translation MGEATVAAKAAGATEGASTFDAVVIGAGVAGLYQVYRLREMGMSVQGFEAGSGVGGTWYWNRYPGARFDSEAEIYQYWFDEAMFKNWQPSERFPAQPETERWLNYVADRADLRKHFRFDTRVTAARYDEARRQWAITTDAGDTVTARFLICCTGMLSAPLTSVFPGQDSFRGEIHHTARWPKERVEFVGKRVGVVGTGATGIQVIQTIAPQVGHLKVFLRTPQYVIPMRNPKYSPADWAKQGERFAQIRDRVARTFSGFEYDFENGAWADLTPAQRTEVLERLWADGSLSLWLASFAEMFFDEKVNDVVSEFVRDKMRARIKDPALCEKLIPTSYGFGTHRVPLESNYLEVFHQPNVDIVDVKQAPIERIVPEGVMTADGTVHELDILVLATGFDAGSGALTRIDIRGREGRSLKEEWGQEIRTTMGLQVHGYPNMFTTGAPLAPSAALCNMTTCLQQQVDWITACIRSMRDKGQQVIEPSQALQDQWVAHHDETANRTLVVKTDSWYMGTNVAGKPRRLLSYIGGVGTYRQKCDEVAASGYRGFTFA, via the coding sequence ATGGGCGAAGCAACTGTGGCCGCAAAAGCGGCGGGAGCGACCGAAGGTGCAAGCACCTTCGACGCGGTGGTGATCGGCGCCGGCGTGGCCGGGCTGTACCAGGTCTATCGGCTGCGCGAGATGGGCATGTCGGTGCAGGGCTTCGAGGCCGGGTCCGGCGTCGGCGGCACCTGGTACTGGAACCGCTATCCGGGCGCGCGTTTCGACTCCGAGGCGGAGATCTACCAGTACTGGTTCGACGAAGCCATGTTCAAGAACTGGCAGCCGAGCGAGCGCTTCCCGGCGCAGCCGGAAACCGAGCGCTGGCTGAACTACGTCGCCGATCGCGCTGACCTGCGCAAGCACTTCCGCTTCGACACCCGCGTCACCGCGGCGCGCTACGACGAAGCGCGGCGGCAGTGGGCGATCACCACCGACGCCGGCGACACGGTGACGGCGCGCTTCCTGATCTGCTGCACCGGCATGCTGTCGGCGCCGCTGACGTCGGTGTTCCCGGGGCAGGACAGCTTCCGCGGCGAAATCCACCACACGGCACGCTGGCCGAAGGAGCGGGTCGAATTCGTCGGGAAGCGGGTCGGCGTGGTCGGCACCGGTGCCACCGGCATCCAGGTGATCCAGACCATCGCGCCGCAGGTCGGCCACCTGAAGGTGTTCCTGCGCACGCCGCAGTACGTGATACCGATGCGCAACCCGAAGTACAGCCCGGCCGACTGGGCGAAGCAGGGCGAGCGCTTCGCGCAGATCCGCGACCGCGTGGCGCGCACCTTCTCCGGCTTCGAATACGACTTCGAGAACGGCGCCTGGGCCGACCTCACGCCAGCGCAGCGCACCGAAGTGCTGGAGCGGCTGTGGGCCGACGGCTCGCTGTCGCTGTGGCTGGCCTCCTTCGCCGAAATGTTCTTCGACGAGAAGGTGAACGACGTGGTGTCCGAATTCGTGCGCGACAAGATGCGCGCGCGCATCAAGGACCCGGCGCTGTGCGAAAAGCTCATCCCGACCAGCTACGGCTTTGGCACCCACCGCGTGCCGCTTGAGAGCAATTACCTGGAGGTGTTCCACCAGCCCAATGTCGACATCGTCGACGTCAAGCAGGCGCCGATCGAGCGCATCGTGCCCGAGGGCGTCATGACCGCCGACGGCACCGTGCATGAGCTCGACATCCTGGTGCTCGCCACCGGCTTCGACGCCGGCTCCGGCGCGCTCACCCGCATCGACATCCGCGGCCGCGAGGGCCGTTCGCTGAAGGAGGAGTGGGGCCAGGAAATCCGCACCACGATGGGTCTGCAGGTGCACGGCTATCCCAATATGTTCACCACCGGCGCGCCGCTGGCGCCGTCGGCCGCGCTGTGCAACATGACCACCTGCCTGCAGCAGCAGGTCGACTGGATCACCGCCTGCATACGCTCGATGCGCGACAAGGGCCAGCAGGTGATCGAGCCGTCTCAGGCGCTGCAGGACCAGTGGGTCGCCCACCACGACGAGACGGCGAACAGGACGCTCGTGGTGAAGACCGACTCCTGGTACATGGGCACCAACGTCGCCGGCAAGCCGCGTCGCCTGCTGTCCTACATCGGCGGCGTCGGCACCTACCGCCAGAAGTGCGACGAGGTCGCGGCCAGCGGCTATCGCGGCTTCACCTTCGCCTGA